Proteins from a single region of Paramormyrops kingsleyae isolate MSU_618 chromosome 9, PKINGS_0.4, whole genome shotgun sequence:
- the rabac1 gene encoding prenylated Rab acceptor protein 1 isoform X1 → MDTKTGDPFSMEPGEPSAAGLIGNRLWFTRGISGGVAKEWFERRRLAMRPWVSFVDQRKFSKPRNFGELCQRVVRNLDTYHSNYIFIFLGLILYCIISSPMLLIALAVFLGAFYIIHLKSLESKLVVFGREITGAHQLSLAGAVSFPVFWLAGAGTAVFWVLGATLAVIGSHAAFRELDGADMEELIMEPV, encoded by the exons ATGGACACGAAGACAGGGGATCCCTTCAGCATGGAGCCTGGAGAGCCGTCTGCGGCGGGACTGATCGGGAA CAGGCTATGGTTCACCAGAGGCATCTCCGGTGGCGTCGCCAAGGAGTGGTTCGAGCGGCGGCGCCTTGCCATGAGACCCTGGGTGTCCTTCGTTGACCAGCGGAAGTTCTCCAAGCCACGCAACTTCGGGGAGCTGTGCCAGCGAGTGGTGCGAAACCTTGACACCTACCATAGCaactacattttcattttcctgGGCCTCATCCTCTACTGCAT AATCAGCTCTCCCATGCTTCTCATCGCCCTGGCTGTGTTTCTCGGTGCCTTCTACATCATCCACCTTAAGTCACTTGAATCCAAGTTGGTTGTGTTCG GACGGGAAATAACTGGAGCTCACCAGTTGAGCCTGGCAGGAGCCGTCAGCTTCCCCGTGTTCTGGCTGGCCGGAGCTGGCACTGCAGTCTTCTGGGTGTTGG GGGCAACGCTTGCTGTGATTGGGTCGCATGCAGCTTTTCGTGAGCTGGACGGAGCTGACATGGAGGAGCTCATCATGGAACCAGTTTAA
- the rabac1 gene encoding prenylated Rab acceptor protein 1 isoform X2 codes for MDTKTGDPFSMEPGEPSAAGLIGKLWFTRGISGGVAKEWFERRRLAMRPWVSFVDQRKFSKPRNFGELCQRVVRNLDTYHSNYIFIFLGLILYCIISSPMLLIALAVFLGAFYIIHLKSLESKLVVFGREITGAHQLSLAGAVSFPVFWLAGAGTAVFWVLGATLAVIGSHAAFRELDGADMEELIMEPV; via the exons ATGGACACGAAGACAGGGGATCCCTTCAGCATGGAGCCTGGAGAGCCGTCTGCGGCGGGACTGATCGGGAA GCTATGGTTCACCAGAGGCATCTCCGGTGGCGTCGCCAAGGAGTGGTTCGAGCGGCGGCGCCTTGCCATGAGACCCTGGGTGTCCTTCGTTGACCAGCGGAAGTTCTCCAAGCCACGCAACTTCGGGGAGCTGTGCCAGCGAGTGGTGCGAAACCTTGACACCTACCATAGCaactacattttcattttcctgGGCCTCATCCTCTACTGCAT AATCAGCTCTCCCATGCTTCTCATCGCCCTGGCTGTGTTTCTCGGTGCCTTCTACATCATCCACCTTAAGTCACTTGAATCCAAGTTGGTTGTGTTCG GACGGGAAATAACTGGAGCTCACCAGTTGAGCCTGGCAGGAGCCGTCAGCTTCCCCGTGTTCTGGCTGGCCGGAGCTGGCACTGCAGTCTTCTGGGTGTTGG GGGCAACGCTTGCTGTGATTGGGTCGCATGCAGCTTTTCGTGAGCTGGACGGAGCTGACATGGAGGAGCTCATCATGGAACCAGTTTAA